The following nucleotide sequence is from Kiritimatiellia bacterium.
GTGTCGCGGGACTGGCTGTTCATCCAGGTCGGCCCGTTCGTGGAGCTGCCGCGCGACCAGGATTTCGACGTCACCCCCGGCTTGACCTTCCAGGTGGAAACCGTGTTCGGCGACTCGCCCTTCTGGTGAGGCGGCCGTTTTGCTGTTGCCACGGCCCCGCGCCGCCCTACACTGGCCCGCATGGAGCCCGGCCTGTACATCGTCGGCACGCCGATCGGCCACCTGCAGGACATCACGCTGCGCGCGCTGGACGTCCTGCGGCAGGCGGAGGTCGTGGTCGCCGAGGATACGCGACACACGCGGATCCTGCTGGAACGCCACGAGATCCCCGCCCGCCTCTTCAGTTGCCACCGCTTCAACGAGGCCTCGCGGGCGCAGGCGATCCTCGACCGCGTCCGGGCGGGCGCGGTCGTGGCGCTCGTGACCGACTCCGGCATGCCGGGCGTCTCCGATCCCGGCAGCCGGGTCGTGGCCGCGTGCCGCGCCGCGGGCCTGCCGGTCACCTGCCTGCCCGGCCCGTCGGCCGTGACGGCCGCCGTGGCCTTGAGCGGCATGGGCGGCGCGGCCTTTTCCTTCGCGGGGTTCCTGCCGCGGAAGGAGGGCGCGCGCCGGCGGCGCCTCGAGGAACTGGCCGCGCGGGAGGAGCCGGTGGTCCTGTTCGAGTCGCCCTTCCGCCTCCTGCGCACCCTGGAGGAAATCGAGGCCGTCATGGGCCCGCGGCCGGTGTTCCTCGGCCGCGAGCTGACGAAGCAGTTCGAGGAAAGCCGGGTCGGCACCCCGTCGGACCTGCGGGCCGCCTTCGCCGGGCGCTCCGTGAAAGGCGAACTCGTCCTCGTGATCTCGCCCGCCGGGCGACGCGGCGAACCGGACGACGCGCGGCCCGACGGTCCGGCGGAAGGAAAGAGTTGATTTTTCAGGGCGGCGCGGACAGGCTATCCGCAACATGGCAGCCAAGCACATAGGCCTCGGGCGCGGCTTGAGCGCCCTCATCAAGGATACCCCGGCCGCGCCGGAACCGGCCGCCCCGGCGCCCGGCGAGGAGCGCGGCATCGTCAGGCTGCCGAT
It contains:
- the rsmI gene encoding 16S rRNA (cytidine(1402)-2'-O)-methyltransferase; this encodes MEPGLYIVGTPIGHLQDITLRALDVLRQAEVVVAEDTRHTRILLERHEIPARLFSCHRFNEASRAQAILDRVRAGAVVALVTDSGMPGVSDPGSRVVAACRAAGLPVTCLPGPSAVTAAVALSGMGGAAFSFAGFLPRKEGARRRRLEELAAREEPVVLFESPFRLLRTLEEIEAVMGPRPVFLGRELTKQFEESRVGTPSDLRAAFAGRSVKGELVLVISPAGRRGEPDDARPDGPAEGKS